TCGGTGTCGACACCGACGACGTGGACTGCGTGCTCGTTGCCTCGCTGAGCAAGCGCGACCAGCGCCAGCACCTGGCGCATGCCGTCGCCGACCGGCTCGAGGGCACCCCGCGCGCCGCACTTGACGTGGATGCCACCTCCGGGGGGTTTTGCTCGGCACTGGAACTGGGGCGCTGCCTGGTATCGGCGAGCACCTACGACCGTGTCCTTGTCGTCGGCGCCGAGCGCGCGCACGACACGGGCACCGCCGAGGCGGCCGGCACCACGGGACTCCACAGCGCCGCCGGCGGGGGAGCCGTCCTCCTGGAGGCCGGCGACGAGCCCGGTATCTGCACTCCCGCCTGGGGTGAGGGCGCGACGCCGGCTCAGGTGGCAAGGGCGGCGGTGAAGCGTGCGGGGCTGCGCACGCAGGACATCCGCGCGCTCGTCTCGCACCGTCATCCTGACGGACGCGTACGCCGGGAGGCGGCAACCCTCCTGTCGCTGGCGCGCGATGTGACGGTGGCCCATGACGCCTGCCTGTCGGGCAGCGCCTCGATCGCATCGATCCCCATGGCCATCGCGACGCTGCTGGCCGAGTTTCCCGCGCTGTCGGGCGAGTTGGCCCTCCTGGTCGGCTTCGGCGCCGAACTCAGCCTCGCGGCCCAGGTGGTCCGCCTCCCCTGACAGAACCTGCGAACCGTGAACCCTATGAAGAGGAGCGACCGCATGGATGTGATCGACGAGCAAGAGGTGTACACGCTGCACCACGACGCCCTGATCGCGCCCCCACTGCTGCTGCCTGGTGAGGAGGACGAAAGCAACGACGAACCCCAGCTCGTGCGAGGAATGGACTGACAGCACAGCACAGCACAGCACAGCACAGTACGGAGCGGCGCTCGCCGGGCGGGCCCGGGCAGCCGGCCAACGGCCGCCCGGGCCCGCAAAGGCGGGCCGAGGCCCGACAGACGCACCGCGCCGCGCCGCTCATCCACGCCGCTGGGCGCGGCCCGCCCCGGTCGCCGCGCGTCCGCCGGCCGCTGAACAGCCCGGCACCGCCCCGCACTTCGGCCCGATCGCGGCGGGCGCCCGCCCGGCCACGGGTCACCGCACGTCGCCGGGCGGGGGCGGGTTCTTCGCTCCGCGCCGCCACGGGAGATTGTTAATGACCGGGGCTTGATTCCTCCAGGCCACCCATGGGAAATGCACGAGCATCCATGTGGAAACACCGTTCCTCATCGCAATCCACGACTGCTAACTTCGGGACAGTCGGCGCCGGGCAGTCGGCTCGGTATTTGCTTGAAAGGACGGTCTGTGTCACCTCAAGCCGTGAAAATAGATGCTCGCGCCTGGGAAGAAGTAGCGGATTCCATCGAATTCGTTCCTGCCGCGTACTCAAGCAAGACCCGGCCGGAGTCAGCGGCGCAGGAAATGCTGAGGTGCGGTCCGGGTGATATCGAGACGCTGGTCGCCGCAGGTCTGCCGTTCGATGTGCAGTCGGGCGTGCGGCACTTCGACGTGAACGATCTGTACAACCTCGGAATGTATTCCGGTAGGTCAAACACGCAGCCTGAGCTCGCCTTTCGGATGCTGTTCCGCTTCGCGGGCCGCCCGGTCGAGGACCTGCTGCACCCCAAGTCATGGGACTTCCAGGTCCGGTTGGACTGCGCCGAGTGCGGCGGAGCAGCGCCCTGGCACTTCGAGGCACCCGATGCCGTCCGGTTCGGAGGGGCCGTCACCGATGTGGTGGCGCCGACGCGAGTGAGCGAGGGAACAGCCGAGTACACGGCCACCGTCACCACGACGGGCGTGCGCACCCCCCTGGTCTCCACCGAACTGAGGCGCCTCACCCGCGACTACCTCGAGGCCGGATACCGCTGGCAGATGATCCCGGTCGCCATGCAGGCCGACTACCAGCTGGTGCACAGGCTGGGATCGACCAGCTGCATCGCGGCGAGCCTGCTGCTGGCCGAGCGCTTTCGTGCGGCCGGCCACCGGGCCGAGGCGAAACGCGGCTGGTTCTGCGGTGTCCTCGGCGGCGCGCTCGACCTCCCGCACGCCAGCGTGGAGGTCGAGGACGACGACGGTGTGCTCAAGACGGTGGACATCGCCAAGGCGCAACTCGCCGCCCGCCTGTCGTCGGACACCAAGGCCTTCCAGGAGCTGTGCCTCGGCTCGATCTACAACAAGGTGATCCCGTCCACCGCGTCCGGAAACGCGCCCTTTGCAACCCACGAATGCGGATCGCGGATGCCGGTGCACGTGCGCGCGGACATCCGCTCGCTGCGCTGACATCAATTTCCCGCGCCATTCAGTTTGGGAGGACGAGTGTAATGGCGGTACGTGAGATAGAACCGGTCGTACTGGACCTGGATCGTTTGGAGAATCTCGCCGAAACCGGCTACTACAACCCGTACACGATGTTCGACTGGCCTGAATCCATCGAGCCGGATCTGCCGTGGATGTCCGAGGGGCTGACCACGCTCGCCGGTACCCCGATGTGGGACGAACTCACCAGGGAACAGCAGATCGCCCTCACCCGGTACGAGGCGATCAATTTCTTCAGCCTCAATATTCACGGTATCCGTGAACTGATGAGTGAAGTCGTGATGCGTATCCACGAGCGAACGTACGCGGACGTCTCGGAGTTCTTGCACCACTTCATCGGTGAAGAGAACGAGCACATGTGGTTCTTCGCGCAGTTCTGCCTGCGCTACGGCGGAAAGCTCTACCCGGCCCAGCCGACGCTGAAGGCCGACTCGGTGGAGCACCTCTCATCGGTGGCCCGTGAGCTGATCGTGTTCGCGCGGATCCTGATATTCGAGGAGCTCGTCGACTACTTCAACGCGAGCATGGCCACGGATCAGTCGCTGCCGCACATCGCCCGCGAGATCAACCGGGTGCATCACCAGGACGAGAGCCGGCACGTCGCGTTCGGCCGGATGATCTTCACCCATCTCCTCGGCCAGGTGGCCAAGCGGGACCCGGACGAGGTGCCGTTGGTCGCCGAGTACCTCGAGAACTACCTGCAGTACAGCATCGGCACCCTCTACAACCCGGCCGCCTACCGCGACGCGGGCATCCCGGACGCGCTGGCCCTGCGGCGCAAGGCCCTGGAGCACCCCGCCCGGGTGGAGGCACACGACCAGGTACTCAAGCGCACCAGGAAGTTCCTCACCAAGGCCGGCGTGGGACGGGAAGTGATCGCGTGATGTCGGAACCGATGCAGGCCATCCGCGCATTCATCCAGGGCCGCAACTCCAAGATCGGGCCGCTCACCGAAGACCTGGACCTGATCGACAGCCGCGCCATCGACTCGCTCGCGTTCGTCGAGTTCATCTTCCTGCTCGAAGAGCTGACCGGTGAACCGATCGACCCGGAGGACCTGAACCTCGACGACTTCCGCACCCTCAAGGCACTCGAAACCCGATTCTTCATGAAGGAAGCGGCATGCTGACGACAACAACCGACAACGGCCTGGGAGTTCTCGACGGCAGCCAGCTCAGGTTGCTGCGGGCCATCGACGCGGTGTTCCTGCGCCTGGCCGCAGACTGGCAGGCTCCCGAGTTCCGGTTCCCGTTCCTGATGCGGTGCCAGGACCTCGACACCTTCGACTACTACGACAACTTCCCGCATCTGGGTCTCGCCGCGACCCGGCTCGATCCCGGGCTCCTGGCCGGCGAGCTGGCCACCACCTCGCGACCGGTCGAGCGGATGCCGGCCGAGGTGATGGAGTCGACCGCCTTCGCCCTTCCCTCGGCTTCCTGCTACTCCATCTACGTAGACCTGGCCGGGTCCGTACTGCCCGCCGACGGCGTACTGCGCACCACGGTCGGCACGTGCTTTCGCAACGAGGACCACTACGAGGGCCTGCAGCGCCTGCTCGGCTTCTCCATGCGCGAGATCGTCTGTGTCGGACCGGAGGAGGCGGCCAAGAGCCATCTGATCCGTGCGAAGGAAGCCGTGGTGGCCCTGTGCAGCGAGCTCGGGCTCGACCTTCGCATCGAGGTCGCCACCGACCCGTTCTTCGACAAGAACAGCGGCAAGGCCAAGATGCAGCGGCTCTTCCCGGTGAAGGAGGAGTTCGTCGTGGGCGGCCTGGCGATCGGCTCCGTCAACTACCACCGGAACTTCTTCGGTGACCGGTGCGGCATCAGGGCCGGCGACGACACCGCGCACACGAGCTGCCTGGCCTTCGGCCTGGAGCGCTGGGTGCACGCCCTGACGGACCGGTTCGGCGGCGCGGACGCCGCGGCGTCCGTGGTCGAGAGCCTGAATTGATGCGTGCCACCGCGGCCGGGGTGCTCGGCCTGGAGGTGAGCCTGCTGCAGTCGGGCATGGGCGGCGTCGCAGGCACGGAACTGGCCTGCGCGGTGTCCAACGCCGGGGCGGCCGGCTGCGTGGGCGGCTACAAACTGGCCGGCGGCGCGCTGTCGGCCATGCTCGACCGGTTGGTCACGGGCACCGACCGGCCGGTCGGCGTGAACCTGATCCCGGAGGTGGTCGGGCCGGCCGAGCTCGACCGGCAGGTGGCGCAGGTGCTCGAGGAGACACCGCAGCGCGTACACCTGTCCTTCTTCGGAATGCCCGACGACGCGGTCCTGGACCGGGTCGCCGCGGCGGGGCGGCAGACGGTGGTCCAGATCGGGACCGCCGACGACGGAATGCACGCGGCCGCCCGGGGCGCGGTGGTGGTGGTCCAGGGAACCGAGGCGGGCGGTCACCTCCTTGGCACGTCGCGACGCGACGACCTGGTGGGCACGCTGCGCGCACTGGTGCCCGACGCCTGCCTGGTCGCCTCGGGCGGGATCGGCTCGCCCGAGGAGGCCGAACGGGCCCTGGCCGCCGGCGCCGACGGGGTGCTGCTCGGCACCGCCTTCGTCGTCGCCCACGAATCGCGGGCCCACGCCCGGTTCAAGTCGGCGGTGACCGGTGCCGACGAGGCCGACACCGTGATCACCGATGTGTACGAGATCGGATGGCCGGGCCGACGGCACCGCGTGCTCGCCACGAGCGTCACCGCCGATCCGGAGCAGCCCACGAAGTTCATCGGCAAAACGGTGGTCGAGGGCAAGCCGTACCTGGTGCCGCGCTTCAGCTCGGCGGTGCCCACAGAGGCGACCAGCGGTCGTATCGAAGAGATGGCGCTGTACTGCGGCCAATCCTGCGGCGCGATCTCCGGCGAAGTCCCGGCGGCCGGTGTCGTCGCCACATTCGCACAGGTCCTTTCGGGGGCCGCATTCGTCAAGACCAAAGAGAGGGCGGAAAGTCATGTCGGCTGACGCAGCGCAGGGCGACTACTACCACGACCTGAGTTACCGCGAGGACACAGCACCGATACCCACCAGGGAGGGCGTGGAACTCTACTGCGAGTCCACAGGTGAGGGCATTGCCATCACGACGCTCAACAACTTCTTCTTCACCGCTCCGTTCTGGCGGGACTACACCGACGAACTCGCCAAGCACCACCGCGTGGTGAGCTACGACCTCTGCAACCACGGCCACTCCACACGGATGCCGGAGGAACCGACCTGGGAGGAGCACGCGGCCGACCTGGTCGGGCTGCTCGACGCGCTGGAGATCGACTCGACGTATCTGCTCGCCTCGTCGGCCTCCACCCAGCTCGCCCGTGACGTGGCCCTGGCCTACCCGGACCGGGTCCGGGGCCTCGTGCTCGCCGGACCCGTCATCGGCCCGCAGATGCGGCGCCACCGGATGCTCCAGCGGGCCTGGCTGCGGACGCTGAACAGCCACGACATCCCCGTGCTGTTCGCCCACATGTACCCCGAGTTCGTCAGCACGGAGATGATCGAGGAGTACGGCGTTCCGGGCTTCCTCGGCCTGCGGGAGAGTTTCCTGGCCATGTCGACGCCCGAGGAGCTCAACAACGGCCTGACGCTCGCTCAGCAGGGCGACGCCAGTTCCGAGTTGCTGACCCGCATTCAGGCGCCCACGCTGATCGCCCTCGGCGACGACGACATCCTGCTGGGCCCGACGGCGGGCCACGAGCTGGCCGCCATGTTCCCCAACGGCCGCTGCGCGATCATGCCGAAGGCCGGCCATGTGCCCTTCCTCGACGACCCGGTGGGCTTCCAGGAGCTCGTCCGGAAGTTCATCGGCGAAGCGGAAGCGCATGTCTGATACGGCGGTGGAGGTACGGCAGCGGATTCGCGAGCTGCTGGTCGACGTGTTCGGCGGCCCCTCCTTCGTCAGCGGAGTGCACGACGCCGTGTCGCTCCGCGAGGCGGGGGTCCCCTCCACCGCGCTGGTCGCCCTGCTGGTCGCGATGGAGGACGCGTTCGGTTTTGAATGGGACGACGACGTCCGGCCGGAAGCGTTGCGTTCGATCGACTCGCTGGCAGGCCACGTCGTGGCGCTGCGCAACTGAGGGCCACACGGTGACCGTTGAGCCGGCCGTGCCCCGGGGCGTGGCACCGGAGATGTCAATGGAGACGTCTCCGGTGCCGGCGCCCCACGGACCGGCCGAGCAGTTCGTGGCCGGACGTCGTGCGGCCGCCGCGGCACTGGCCGCAGCCGGATCGCTCCAGCGGACGGTGCCACGGGCCCGAGACGGCAGACCACTCTTCCCCCGGGGGTTCGCCGGTTCGATCTCCCACACCGACCGGCTCGCGATCGCCGCGGTGGTCCCCGGTGCCGAGGCCGTCGGCGTCGACATCGAGTCCGCGGTCATCACCCCGCGCATGGCCGCGTTCCTCCTGCGGGAACAGGAGCGGCGTCTGCTGCTCGCCCCGATCGGGCCCTACACCGCGCGCGACCTGTTCGCCGCCAAGGAGGCCGCCTTCAAGGCGATGAACGGCATCGACACGCTGGAGGAGTTCCTGTTCTGGCAGATCGACCTCAAGCAGTCCGACGGCGCGTTGATCGCGACGTACCGCGGCGAATCGGTGCCCCTGTGGACGCGCGCGGAGGCGGATCTCTCGTTCGCCGTGGCGATACGGCGCTGAAGCCCATGGATCTGCCCACTCGCCCTCATACGCGCGTGATCCTCCTACGAGCGTGATCCTCCGCTCGGTTCCATGCCGTTGTCCTCATCTGGAGACCTTCATGACCAGCACACCTCTGCCCGAGGGGGGCGCACGCTTTCAGCGCACGCTGACCACTCCGAAGATCGTGTTCATCATCATCGCCGCGGCCGCCCCCCTGGCCGCGATGGTGTTCACCGTCCCGCTCGCCTTCGCCATCGGCACCGGCCCCGGTGTGCCGGCCATGTTCCTCTTCGCGGGCCTGACCCTGCTGTGCTTCTCCGCCGGATATGCCGCCATCGCACGGCGGATCAGCCACATGGGCGGCTTCTACACCCATATCGCGCACGGCCTCGGCCGCCGGGCGGCGGCCGGGTCGGGACTGCTCGCGGTCCTCGCCTACAACGCCGCCACGGTCGGGGTGCTCGGCGCCTTCGCCTACTTCACCCAGAGCGTGGCCGCGGCGCACGGCCTCGACCTGCCCTGGCAGCTGTGGGCGGGACTCGGCTTGCTCCTGGTCGCCATGCTCGGCCACCGCGAGGCCAACCTCAGCGCCCGGCTGCTGTCCATCTGCATGGTGTGCGAGATCGCCATCCTGGTCGCACTGGACATCGCCGTCCTGGTCCGTCACGGCGGCGCGGCTCTGCCTTCCGCCTCCTTCGTCCCGCACGAGGTGTTCGCCCCCGGGCTCGGGGTCTCCGTGATGTTCGGCTTCGCTTCGTTCCTCGGCTTCGAATCGGCCGCCCTGTACGGCGAGGAGGCCAAGGCGCCGCACCGCAGCGTGCCCCGCGCCACCGTCATCGCCGTGCTGACGGTCGCCTCGTTCTACGCCCTGACCAGCTGGGTCGCAGTCGGCGCTCTGGGACCCGAGCGGGTGGCCGCCCAGGCCCAGGGACACCTCGGCGACCTGTTCTTCCTGCTCAGCGACAGCTACCTGGGCCATCCGGCCACCGTCACCATGCAGGTCCTGCTGTGCACCAGCCTGTTCGCCGCCTGGCTGGCGCTGCACAACGCCGCCAACCGGTACATGTACGCCCTCAGCCGCGACGGGCTGCTGCCCTCCGCCCTCCACTCCACGCACGCGGGGCACGGCTCCGTGCACCGGGCCAGTCTGGTCCAGTCCCTCATCAGTGCCGTGGTGGTCGCCTTGTTCGCGCTCGCGGGTCTCGACCCGTACGTGAACATGTCGACCAGCATGCTGGGCCTTGGCACCCTCGGCATCATCCTGCTGCAGGCCGTGGCCTCGGTGGCCGTGATCGGCTACTTCCGCAATCGGCGTGAGGGACGCTGGGCGACGGTCATCGCGCCCGCCCTGGGGGCCCTGGGGCTGATCACCGCAGCGGTTCTGGTGGTGTCGAACTTCGACGTGCTGACCGGCACCACCGAACCCGCCGTCACCGCCCTGCCGTGGCTCCTGCTGGTGGCCGGCGGCCTCGGCGTCGCCCATGCCTCCTGGCTGCGCCGGGCCCACCCGGACCGGTACGCACGCCTGGGCGGCGCAGCCGAGCCGGCGGCGCCCCCCACCGCCGTCCCGGCCCCCACCGCCCCGGCCCCCACCGCCCCGGCCCCCACCGCCCCGGCCGGGGACCCTTCCGGCAGCCTCTCCCAAGCCGCGCCGTGACTCCCACCGGATCGGGGAGCCGCGCAGTGAAAGGACCAGCTCCAATGCCTCGTGAAACCGAGACGCATGCAGACATCCCCTTCGGTCCCGAAGACACGCCGTGGCAAAAGACCTTCAGCGGCCTGCGGGTCGTCGGCGGCCGCCCCTACGGCACGCCCCCGTCCTCCGACCCCCGTACGGCCTACATCGGCGTTCCCGAAGTGCCGCACCACAAGGTGCAGTTGCCGCCCACCGGACTGGACCCGGAGCAGTACACCGAAGCCGAGGAGCTGTTCCGCCGCCACATAGACACCCAGACGCGCAACTTCGCCGGCTACCAGGTCACCAGCGCCCTCGACTACGAAGCACGCCTGGGGCACTACCTCAACCGGCACCTGAACAACGTCGGAGACCCCTACCAGTCCAGCTCGTACACGCTCAACTCCAAGGTCCTGGAGCGGGCCGTACTCGACTACTTCGCCTCACTGTGGCACGCGAAGTGGCCGCACGATCCACAGGACCCCGAGTCGTACTGGGGCTACGTCCTGACCATGGGCTCCAGCGAAGGGAACCTGTACGGCCTGTGGAACGCACGGGACTACCTGTCGGGCAAGCCCCTGCGCACGCACCCCGGCCGGCCCGACCGGGCGGCCTTCGAGCAGGCACGGCGCGGCGAAGGCCCGCATGCCTACCATCCGGTGGCGTTCTTCTCCGAAGACACCCACTACTCGCTGACCAAAGCCGTACGCGCGCTGGACATCGACACCTTCCACGCCCTGGGCTCCACGCGCTACCCCGACGAGAACCCCCTCGCACCAGGAACCCCCTGGCCGCGGGAGGTGCCCTCCACCGAGCACGGCGCCATCGACATCGAGCAGCTCGCCCTCCTGGTGCGGTTCTTCGCCAGCCGTGGCTACCCGATCCTGGTCAGCCTCAACTACGGGTCCACCTTCAAGGGCGCGTACGACGACGTCGAGACGGTGGCCGACACGGTGCGCGCCATCTGCGCCGAATACGGGCTGGACAACCGCAGCGTCCCCCGCGACCGCGACCGCGGCACGGACAGCGACGGTGACCAGCGGTCGGGGTTCTGGCTGCACGTCGACGGGGCACTGGGGGCCGGCTACGCGCCCTACCTGGAGATGGCCCGGGACGCCGGCATGGTGGAGCAGGCACCGCCGGCTTTCGACTTCAGGATCCCCGACGTGCACTCACTGACCATGAGCGGCCACAAATGGATGGGGACACCGTGGGCGTGCGGAGTGTTCATGACCCGCACCGGACTGCAGATGGCCCCGCCGAGGTCATCGGAGTACATCGGCGCGGCCGACACCACCTTCGCGGGCTCCCGCAACGGCTTCTCCTCGCTGCTGATGTGGGACTATCTGGCCCGTCACTCCTACGACGACCAGGCCCGGCTGGCGGCCGAGTGCGACGGCCTCGCCGCCTACACGCATGAGCAACTACTGCTGCTGCAACAGCAGTTGGGCCACGACCTATGGGTGGCCCGCAGCCCGCAGTCGCTGACGGTGCGGTTTCGCCAGCCGCACGCGGACATCGTCCGCCGCTACTCCCTTTCCAGCGAAACCGTGCACGTCCAGGGCGCCGCACGCGCCTACGTCCACCTGTACGCGATGCGCCACCTCACCAGGCAACGCGTCGACGAGCTCATCGGCGAGCTGCGCCAGCCGGGCGCCTTCCCCCTGGCCCCGCCCGCGGACAGCACCGCCGGCCAACGACTGCCGCAATGACCTCGAGACGGGGACGGGCCTGAGCGCCCGGCCCCGGAGCGTGTCTTGAGCCCACACCGAGGAGGAACATGTCCGCTCAACAGCACGACTTCCGGCTCACCGCCGACGAGGTGGCGCAGTTCCACCGCAACGGATACGCGGGCCCCTTCACCCTCTACGCACCCGAGGAGATCGAGCGGGAGTGGGCCCAAACCCGCCAGGACCTCACCGACCGCAGCGGCGCGGTGTACCGGGAGGAATCCGATGGCCCGGGGACGGCGAACCTGTCCAACTACGACCGGCACCTCGACAACGCCTTCCTCGCCGACCACATCACCCAGCCGCACATCGTGGACCGGGTCGCCTCCGTGCTCGGCCCGGACGTGCTGTGCTGGCGCTCGGACTTCTTCCCCAAGTACCCGGGGAACGAGGGCACGGACTGGCACCAGGCCGCCACCTTCGCCAACGCCTGCGGCCGGCCCCAGGTCCAGTGGCCGCAGGGATCCGAGCCGGGCGGCTCGCTCACCGTGTGGTGCGCGTTCAGCGACGCCACCGCCGACATGGGCGGCCTGCAGTTCATCCCCGGCACGCACCGCACCATGTACTACGACGAGACCAAGCCGATGCGCTACGACCCCGACCGGAACATCTCCGTGCTCAAGCACGGGGTCCGGCGCGGCTTCTTCGGCTACGACTACCGCGAACTCCAGATCGACCCGGCCTGGCAGCCGGACGAGTCCAGGGCCGTGTCCGTGGACATGCGGGCCGGGCAGTTCGTCATCTTCTCGTCGCGTCTCCTGCACGCCTCCCACCCGCACAGCGGCCGGACCAGGCGGATGCGCATGGGCTTCTCGGCGCGCTATGTCCCCACGTCCGTACGGGTCTACCCCGGCGCCTCGGAGGTCGAGGAGTACGGCGGACGGGCGAGCCTCGAACGGTATGGGACGGTCCTGGTCAGCGGCGAGGACCGCTTCGGCCACAACCGCATCGCCGCGAGCACCACCACCGGCCGTGCCTTCCGCCGCCGTGGCGTGCCCGTCAGCTGAGGCCGTCAGGGCAGGACCACGACCTGGGCGGCGTGGGTCAGGCCCGCGCCGAATCCGACGAGCAGGGCCAGGCCGCCGCTGGGGACGGCCCCCTGGGACATCAGCTGGTCGAGGGCCAGCGGGATCGACGCGGCCGAGGTGTTCCCGGCGGTGACGACATCCTTGGCGACGACCGTGTGCGGGGCGAGGCCCAACGACGTGGCGGCGGCGTCGATGATGCGGCCATTGGCCTGGTGGGGGACGAACGCGTCGAGGTCGGCGACCTCCACACCCGCTTCATCGAGGGCCTGCCGGGAGATTTCCGGCACGGTCCGGGTCGCCCAGCGGAACACCTCGGGACCGGCCATCCGCAGATACGGCCACGGGGCCCGCGCGCTGCGGACATCCAGCCAGCTGCGGTCGTGGGCGATCATGTGGTGCCGCTCGCCGTCCGCCCCCCCAGACCACCGGGCCGAAGCCGGGGGAGCCGGACGGGCCCACCACGACCGCGCCCGCGCCGTCCCCGAAGAGGAACGCGGTGCCGCGGTCCCTCGGATCGACGATGTCGCTCATCTTCTCGGAGCCGACCACCACGACGTGGCGCGCATCGCCGGAGCGCACCAGCGCATCGGCCAGCCCCAGAGCGTAGGAGAAGCCCGAGCAGGCGGCACTGACATCCAGGCTGCCTGCGCCGCGGGCGCCCAACAGCCCGGCCACTCGGGGCGCGGCGGCCGGCGCCTGCTCCAGGAAGGACATGGTCGCCACCAGCACCATGCCGACCTCGGCGGGCTGGATGCCCGCCTGGGCCACCGCCTTGCGGGCCGCCTCCGCGGCCATCGTGACGACTGTCTCGTCCGGTCCCGCGAACCGCCGGGAAGTGATCCCGCAACGGCGGCGGATCCACTCGTCGCTGGAGTCGATGCGGGCGCAGATCTCGTCGTTGCCCACCACGCGGGTCGGCCGGTACACGCCGACACCCAGGATGCGCGCCCCGGGCGGGCGCTCGGCCGGACGCAGGGCGCCCATCACGTTCCCGCCCCGGCGGCCGCCGCTGCGGGCACGCTCACGACGGGCAGGTCGCCGTTCTCGTAGCGCCGCTTGCACGCCCGGCGCTGTACTTTCCCGCTGGAGGTCTTCGGCACGGTCCCGCGCCGCACGACGAGCACCTCGTCCGGGGTGATCCGATTGCGCCCCCGTACGGCCTCGTGCACCCGCCGGCATATCTCCTCGGCGCCCAGGGAGTTCAGCAGCCGGCCATCGGCCTCGACGAGCACGACGAGCCGCTCACGCTCACCGTCCTCGCTGGAGAAGGCGGCCGCGCAGTTGGGATGGGCGCCCGGGATCGCCAGCTCGGCGGAGAGCTCGATGTCCTGCGGATAGTGGTTGCGTCCCTTGCGGATGATGACGTCTTTCAGGCGCCCGGTCACAAACAGTTCCCCCTCGTGCAGAAACCCGAGGTCCCCG
This Streptomyces sp. NBC_01283 DNA region includes the following protein-coding sequences:
- a CDS encoding chlorinating enzyme: MSAQQHDFRLTADEVAQFHRNGYAGPFTLYAPEEIEREWAQTRQDLTDRSGAVYREESDGPGTANLSNYDRHLDNAFLADHITQPHIVDRVASVLGPDVLCWRSDFFPKYPGNEGTDWHQAATFANACGRPQVQWPQGSEPGGSLTVWCAFSDATADMGGLQFIPGTHRTMYYDETKPMRYDPDRNISVLKHGVRRGFFGYDYRELQIDPAWQPDESRAVSVDMRAGQFVIFSSRLLHASHPHSGRTRRMRMGFSARYVPTSVRVYPGASEVEEYGGRASLERYGTVLVSGEDRFGHNRIAASTTTGRAFRRRGVPVS